The Alligator mississippiensis isolate rAllMis1 chromosome 8, rAllMis1, whole genome shotgun sequence genomic sequence CCTGAGGCAGAGAAGGGACCTGCCACCCTGCCTAGGAGCTGCCCAGAGggtgaggagggggctggggggttgggCCTAGTAAGCTTAGGAGTaccagaggcagggaaggaggccAGGAGCTCCGACAGGCTCAACATAGGGGACCCTGAAGCTGGTAAGGGGGCCGTTGCAACCCCCTGGAACTCTGGGGAGGGGTCCAGCAGGTCCAGCTGGCCCAGTGAGGGGGCTGACACTGACCTGGGCATGGACACCACCTCCTCATCACTCCCCTGCCTCACACTGTAATACCGCAGCCCTACCCCCACCACCCCTGGCATGTGAGATCCCCCACACCCTTGTTCCCCCCTCACCAGCCCCATGGGGTCCTCCTGGATCCCCtcatcctctccttccccccctacTGGTCCAGTAGGCTGAGCATAAGGGTCCCCAAAGCAGGAAAGGGGGCCAACAACCCCCCCCGGGTGCCCTTtaacctccccacctccctcctgcccacctcCTGGCTGCCTATAGCACCctccaaacccccttccccctcccaccccttccccctcctcttcctcttcccctcccccacccactggcCGCATCATATGCCGTCCCCggactcccagccccctgccaccctccagtgggggccCCTCTAactccacctccttctcaggggggtcagggggcagggagctccagagcaCCTCGAGGACCCGCAGGGCATCCTCAAAGGCAAATTCCCGCTTGAGCTCAAGCAAGAGCCAGCGGTAGCAGAAGAAGAGGTCATCAGCACCACGGGCAGCCAGGTAGGCATGGAAAGGGGGGTCCAGGCGGCGCAGAAGCAGCCGCAGGTGGGCAAACTTGAGGCCCAGGGCCCGGCCGTCGGGGAGGAAGTTCCCTTCCAGGCGTTTCATGAGGCCGCAGAAGCACACATAGGCTTGAGCCTCATCATCCAGGACGGCCAGAAGTGGGGACGCCAAGTCGCTCATGCCTGACCACAGAAATCAGAGAGATGCAGAGCTAGAAGGAACTTCCACAGATCAGAGAAGttgggttggaaggtacctccaGAGATCACTTCTAATCCAACCTCTTACCTGagccaggatcagccctgtccaaaccatcccagacacatcCACCATCACAAAGTTAGTCATAGAAAAGTAAAACTAGAAAAAACCTATAGAAGTCATAGAATCGCAgccatagagaagtggggctggaagggacttccagaggtcacctctagtccaacccctggcctCAAGCAGGATCAGcgctgtccaaaccatcccagataaaCTTATTATCATAGAGGCgcgcaattatttgggcccataaGCCACAaagggagttttggggagctgttgtgggccagatcagcacccccccaccataACAACTCACCAAGCCTcgctatgtgggatggggctgcaggcaggtaggcaggaagCTAGCGTGAGTGGGTGGCAGCTGAAGCAATGTCAGCTCAGCCAGGGTCCCCATCACCACCAGTTCTACTTCTGGGCTGTCCTTCTGTCCCAAGGAGGGGCTGGACCTGCTAGCGTAGGCTGtgtagaagctgctgctgggcacgggATAAAAATGGAACCTTGTGGCTGGTGCAGTTGTGGTGTGGGCtcggtgcagcagcagcaaaacgccaggcagcaaggagggggagACAGCTACCAAGTCCTGTTTTtttccctgcacccagcagcagcagccactcatTATAgccagggtgggcaggtgggtccagagcaggtgctgcaggaaccccagcccctggcagagggtgggccggggctggggctgtgcactcagCTCGGGGCTTGGGCCCTGCtcacatggttcctggctgctgtccatggggcagaggctggtggcggcagcagcagcagggaggagctgctgctgctggggagtgGAGTccagtcccagagctgctgcagccctgctacaCGCCTGGATGTGGCAGGATGTGCCATGAGTTGGACAAGGCCTGGGCCAGGCGGGACCGAGGGACCCTCTGCGGGCTGGACAGAGCTCCTCTGAAGGCTATATTTTGCCTACCCATGAATCATAGAGAACTGGGGTTAGAAAAGACCTACAGAAATGATAAGCATAATCAGTCATAGAAAAACTGTCCTCAGAGGTCCCCAATACCCCTATCCAACTCCTGACCTGTCCCACAACATCAGCTGCCACCTTTCTAGAATTTCCTAATACCCCTCAGCTCCCTCTGACCTGTCCCAAAAacctcagctcctgcccctggagTCCCCTAATACCCTGCAGCTACCCCAACCAGTCTCAGCCCAGTCACAACCCTGTGCCAGAAAGGGCAAAAACAACTAGCAGAGCCCAAGAGCTTGGGATACCTTGGCAGTAGGAGACACGGGGATGGGCCAGAGCATAGGTGACCAGCAGGTCCTCCAAAGCCCGGAGGCGGGGGCCGTCATCAGGGCCAGCGTAGTATGGCTGAGCCCGGTCGGTGCGGGCCACGTCCTTGGCCACAGCAGCACGCACAAAGGCGGCATCTTCAGGGCCTGGTGCCcgacctggtgctgcctgcttgAGCACCTCGTACTCCCGGGCCTTGCGGCGCACATAGGCCAGGCGCTGTGGCGCTGTCAGCCCGACTGGGTATACGTTCAGCAAGTGGCGCCACACAACCTACGGCAGGGAGTGAGGGAGTTGAGGGAGCAGTCCCAGGCCCCCAGATTCTACCCAGAAGCCTctgctccaccctcccccccccaccaaggccCCAGACACCCCTATCCCAGAAtcctctgctctctcctcccaGGCATCCTGACACATCCCACAAGCCTCAGCTCCTACCCCCCAGAGCCCCCCAATACCCACAGCTCTATCCCAAaatcctctgctcccttccccaagcCCTCTCTGGATGCCCCAGAATGGCCTGATACCCCCAGTCCTCAGtttcttcccctgctgtctccagaggGCCCTGATACCTCCCATCCAGTCCTGACCTATCCCAGAAACCTCAGCTTTCTTGCCCCAGCTGTCTCCAGACatgcccagagccccagcccccacccctccaaataCACCAATGCACTCCAAACCCCCTTGCCCTTTCCCAAATTCCGCTACCCTTTCTGCCCTCCCTGACCTTCTCCGGCCACTCtgtttcccacctccccacccaggggactccagcaccccctgcccagccaagcagccCTGAGCATCCCTCTTgccccctccacagctcaggggacCCCAGCATCCTTCCCCTGACCAAACCTAGCACTGCCCCCAGCATCCCTCcagtcccttcccccagcccaagGGAACCTGGTGACTCCAGCCCATCCCCTCAGGGCAACCTGGCACCTCCTGTcccattcctcccccaccaccacccaaggaccccagcttcctgccctcccccctacCCAGGAGACCTCAGcatccctcctgctcccctcccccaagggCCTGtggcttcctgcctctccccctcccacaagCCCAGTGCACCCCCACAGCCCACGGGACCCTGGCATCCCTCTTGCTCCCCCATCCCACCATAGCccaggggacccaggcatccttCCCCCCAGCATCCCTTCTACCCTCTCAGGGGAATCCAGTTCCTATTCCCCACCCCCGAGGggcacctccagcagcctcccagagacccaacatgccccaccccagcccaacaGGCTCCAGCATCCCTCCGCCCCCAAAGACCAGGGGACTTTggtgcctcctgcccccctcagAGAAACTGGTACCCCTCCAGAACCTCCCAGGGGGCCCCAGCATGTACCCCCAGACCAGGAGGCCCCCCGTGCCCAGGCACCTTGCGCAGGGAGGGCTCAACACCACCATGGTAGACGCGCAGCCGCAGGTCCTCAGGCCGGGCCAGGCGCCCATCAGGGCTCAGCAACGCATGGAACTCAGCTTCGTTCAGGGGCGGTGCTGGGGCTGGTGTCTCCTCACCCCCTGTCCAGCTCAGTGCCTGCTGTACCCGCCACAGTGTGCGCCCCACCTGGGAAACCATGACTTCTAGATTCTTTCTACTCACCTTCCACACCTacagagcccccaccccagggcagggctggcagctctggccccacctcatGGGGGAGGAACCCTACCAAGCCCCATCCCTGACCCACCTGGGAGAGGATGGCTTGGGTGAGAggcaaggcagcagctgccagtgacCTGCGCTCCCCAGGCAATGGCTCTGAGCCCACCACATCCTTGGGGCTGATGATGTCCCAGTCCTCCAGCAGGGGGcctgtgggaggagaggggttgGTGAGCTTGGAAACCTGGGTtatcagggaggggaggggaggggaggggaggctgaaggCTGAAAGCAAAAGGGGCTCAGAGCCTAAACACCTGTGTTCTCTAGTGGAAAAGACGGCAGGCTGGAAGCCTAGTTGGAAGCTAAGGCTCCCTCCTAGCTCTGAGACAAAGGGGTTTAGGAGCCCAACCAGCTGTGTTCTCTCTATGGCTAATAAGAAACGCGAGTGCAGAAGGATGGGGTACTTGGACTTCTAGGTTCTCTGCATTCCGGGGTTTTCTTCCAGCTCTGAGTGAAATGCAGGGTCTTGGGGGTTGGGAGCCTGGACATCTGGGTTTTCTGGGTAGGAATTGGGAGCTGGAGGCAAGaacaggggaggctgggagcctggacacctagGTTCTCCCCCAAGCTCTGAATGGATGGTGGGGCCTGGAAAGtcaggagcctggatgcctgggttctctcctccAGCCTGGGCAGCAAGGGAGGGGAATGCTGggtgcccagacacctgggttttcACCCAGCTCTGAGAAGCAAGTGGGgtgtgttgggggaggaaggcaggggattggaaacccagatgcctgggttctttcacAGCTGAGCAGAGAACAGGATTTAGGGGGATAAGCCCAGTTGCCTAGGCTCTCCTCCAGTTTGGACAGAACAATGGGGCCAGCAAAGGGGGTCAGAAgtttggatgcctgggttctcccacTGCTTAGGTTGGAGAGAGGGAGTGCACTCACTGTCCTCGGCAGTGCGGATGTCAACCCggagctgcaggtggggacaGGAGGCTCCAGTAAAGGCCGCACCCAGGTCCCCGTCTGACAGCAGCGGGAACCAGGTGTCCTGACCCTGTCGGTCTCGGCCCATGTAGCTGATACTGAAGCTCTTTTTCctgccagggagagaaggaaCAGCATCAAGACATACAAAAcaagtgtccaggctcccagcccctactGTTCCCACCCTTCAGCCCCCCCGCTAGCAACCCAGGTGTTTGGGCACCCAGTCTCCCCTCCTGtaacccctcccagcccccactcccctcccaaagaacccaggtatctgggctcCTAGCGCCCTACTactctcaccccccagccccactcccctcctgtaGAAGCCAGGTAGCTGGACCGCACCCGCCAAGATCGAAGGCACGAACTAGGATGTGCTGCAGGACATCAAACGACGTAATCTGGGGGTCGACGGCGAAGGAGCGATACtcgggtggcagcagcccctcacACTTCTGGGAGGGGATACAGGGCTGGGAACCCAGgtatccaggctcccagccccacctgctctcaTCCCCCAGGTGTTTGGGCTCTCAGCCCTCAACCAACACAGGCCCCTCCCCTCATCAAAGAACCCAGGTATCTAGGCTCTCTCCTTCCCCATACAACCCAGATGCCCAGGGACCCCCTACCCCTTGGCCTGACCTTGAGCCCTGCACCTTGAATCCCACCCCAAGCCTTgatccctcccccctcaccttgACGCGCACGCGCACCACCTCGTGTTCGTCCTCGGTGCCCCCCTGAGACCCCCCCGCACTCAGAGTCGCCATCGCGGCCCCGCCCCCTACTTCTGGTCCCGCCTGCCGGTAGCTGACGTCATCGCCAGCCGCTGCACTGCTCTGGCCTCCCCGCCAAGAGCCGCCGGCGCCGGTGCGTGCCACAACATCCGGGGCAAGCCGGAAGTGCGTCACggaaagggaggggaaatggGATTTCTCTGGGTCGAGGCGGCTAGGACTCAGAGAAAGGGAGGGATAGTTTCCGGTATGGGTTGTGAAAAGCCGGAAGTACATAACGGTAGGGGCCTGTAGTCCAGGGATTCCAGGTAATGGGGGGAGGAAACAAGGCGATATCCACTTGCTGGGTTAACCAGAAGTGGGTCATAAGGATAGCAAGGGAAACGGACGTGGCTCCGGGGAGACTGAAATGGAACTGGTAGTGGTCCTAGTAGGAGGAAAAGCCTGTGGGAGGACTTTCGGGTGTGGGGGCGCCCATCCTAGACAGGGTTAGGGGAGTTGGTAAGTATTGAAGGGACGAATTCTATCCACTCCACCTCCCAGTgactgggcttttcccagcaaAAAGTGCCcctgggggaatgggagggaaggggaccaCTTCCGAGAGAACCGGAAGAGCTAGCAATGTAGACGCACAGTGGGAGCCCTCTCCGGGAGTgtgtaggggagggaggggagacggCGGAAGTAGCGCTACCGCCCATCCGGGTCTTCACAGCTTCGCCTGGGAGGTTTTTATTgttgtggggtttgttttttttttatcagcacaTATTTGGGATTTTGCTCTGTTCAGTTTTTCTCGGTACTTTCTGGCTTGcactagcaaggagctgcttaggGCTGAGGGAAAGGAGAGATTGGACATAGGGGCAGCATGTGTGTCTGCACAGGGGCAtgtgcaggcccagcagctgcatgcaggtaggtcttggctgggcaggggcaggagggccatGGTTTGGCAActgtctgggtgtgtgtgtggtgtggggcagggggctgggtgtatgggtgtgtgtgtgtgtatgcattggggggggcagggcaggtgtgtgtggggggtggacaGGTGTGGGGCTTGGGCTGCATCATGGcaggggaggcacctgcccctccacaagggggctgcagttcaggagtgaggagcaccagcagggctgtggggactggGTCAGGAGCATAGGGAATAGGCAGTGCCTGGGTGCtgctggtcaggagtgagggggtaTCAGCAGGGACAAGGGGGCTGGGGAATAGGCATATTGCTACCCCCCCCAACTATATTACCTACTCCC encodes the following:
- the TBC1D25 gene encoding TBC1 domain family member 25; translation: MATLSAGGSQGGTEDEHEVVRVRVKKCEGLLPPEYRSFAVDPQITSFDVLQHILVRAFDLGGKKSFSISYMGRDRQGQDTWFPLLSDGDLGAAFTGASCPHLQLRVDIRTAEDSPLLEDWDIISPKDVVGSEPLPGERRSLAAAALPLTQAILSQVGRTLWRVQQALSWTGGEETPAPAPPLNEAEFHALLSPDGRLARPEDLRLRVYHGGVEPSLRKVVWRHLLNVYPVGLTAPQRLAYVRRKAREYEVLKQAAPGRAPGPEDAAFVRAAVAKDVARTDRAQPYYAGPDDGPRLRALEDLLVTYALAHPRVSYCQGMSDLASPLLAVLDDEAQAYVCFCGLMKRLEGNFLPDGRALGLKFAHLRLLLRRLDPPFHAYLAARGADDLFFCYRWLLLELKREFAFEDALRVLEVLWSSLPPDPPEKEVELEGPPLEGGRGLGVRGRHMMRPVGGGGEEEEEGEGVGGGRGFGGCYRQPGALAPPLPPPQELGRGNPFLLFVCVAMLLEQRECLLRRDLDYDDVAVHFDRLVRRHSLTRVLPRARALFADYLRSEVWDSEEVDEAAAESPQPS